A region from the Macaca mulatta isolate MMU2019108-1 chromosome 13, T2T-MMU8v2.0, whole genome shotgun sequence genome encodes:
- the LOC100424616 gene encoding homeobox protein NANOG-like produces MSSTEMPHTETVSPLPSSMDLLIQDSPDSSTSPKGRQPTAAENSATKKEDKVPVKKQKARTVFSSAQLCVLNDRFQRQRYLSLQQMQELSNILNLRYKQVKTWFQNQRMKSKRWLKNNWPKNTSGVTQKASAPTYPSHYSSYYQGCLVNPIGNLPMWRNQTWNNSSWSNQSQNVPPWSSHSWNAQTWCTQFWNNQAWNSPFYDYEEESLQSCLQFQPNSPASDLEAALEAAGEGLNVIQQTTRYLVLHKPWIYS; encoded by the coding sequence ATGTCTTCTACTGAGATGCCTCACACGGAGActgtctctcctcttccttcctccatgGATCTGCTTATTCAGGACAGCCCCGATTCTTCCACCAGTCCCAAAGGCAGACAACCTACTGCTGCAGAGAATAGTGCCACAAAAAAGGAAGACAAGGTCCCGGTCAAGAAACAGAAGGCCAGAACTGTGTTCTCTTCCGCCCAGCTGTGTGTACTCAATGATAGATTTCAGAGACAGAGATACCTCAGCCTCCAGCAGATGCAAGAACTTTCCAACATCCTGAACCTCCGCTACAAACAGGTGAAGACCTGGTTCCAGAACCAGAGAATGAAATCCAAGAGGTGGCTGAAAAACAACTGGCCAAAGAATACCAGTGGTGTGACTCAGAAGGCTTCAGCGCCTACCTACCCCAGCCACTACTCTTCCTACTACCAGGGATGCCTGGTGAACCCGATTGGGAATCTTCCGATGTGGAGGAACCAGACCTGGAACAATTCATCCTGGAGCAACCAGAGCCAGAACGTCCCACCCTGGAGCAGCCACTCCTGGAACGCTCAGACCTGGTGCACCCAGTTCTGGAACAATCAGGCCTGGAACAGTCCCTTCTATGACTATGAAGAGGAATCTCTACAGTCCTGCTTGCAGTTCCAGCCAAATTCTCCTGCCAGTGACTTGGAGGCTGCTTTGGAAGCTGCTGGGGAAGGCCTTAATGTAATACAGCAGACGACTAGGTATTTAGTACTCCACAAACCATGGATTTATTCCTAA